In Oncorhynchus tshawytscha isolate Ot180627B linkage group LG23, Otsh_v2.0, whole genome shotgun sequence, the following proteins share a genomic window:
- the LOC121840639 gene encoding cortexin domain containing 2-like, giving the protein MDPPLLPVARMEVDVDLGFALFFVFLLCSFLLFTIVRCAQMVLNPYSAISVAAYQNTEEQPEE; this is encoded by the coding sequence ATGGACCCTCCTCTCCTGCCGGTGGCCAGGATGGAGGTGGACGTGGACCTGGGCTTTGCTCTCTTCTTTGTCTTTCTACTGTGTTCCTTCCTGCTGTTCACCATAGTGCGCTGTGCCCAGATGGTCCTGAACCCCTACAGCGCCATCTCTGTCGCCGCATACCAGAATACGGAGGAACAACCTGAGGAGTGA